A region of Mesoplodon densirostris isolate mMesDen1 chromosome 11, mMesDen1 primary haplotype, whole genome shotgun sequence DNA encodes the following proteins:
- the LOC132499596 gene encoding LOW QUALITY PROTEIN: phosphoethanolamine/phosphocholine phosphatase-like (The sequence of the model RefSeq protein was modified relative to this genomic sequence to represent the inferred CDS: deleted 2 bases in 1 codon; substituted 1 base at 1 genomic stop codon): MDKTQRPLQFRIGSLRTKLVEESRMAVPGTPRFLLTFDLDETIVDENSDDSVVRAAAGQRLPESLRATXHEGFYNEYMQHVFQYLGEQGVRPRDLHAIYEAIPLSPGTGELLQFVAKQGACFEVILISDANTFGVESALRAAGHHGLFCRIFSNPSSPGPWGLLALRPFHAHSCARCPANMCQHKVLSDYLRERAHDGVPFEHLFYVSDGANDFCPTGLLAGGDVAFPLHHYPMHRLMQEAQKAEPSSFCARVVPWETSTEVRLHLHQVLRTWPAGATRAGRGWSESHDALKQSQWKPKAHLPFLEFQSCEGGEGAEVSEVSHAAVWGMRARLERSPRRRGPRPGASLAASQERRRPPPGARAWRAEILLRRADAAPAGRVLLGISCGSPERGGVLRASSGGECPGSGRSGARAWSAEIVLRRADAAPAGRVLLGIGCGSPERGGGLRASRGGACPGSGRSGARSWSAEIMLRRANAAPPGRVLLGIGCGSPERGGGLRASHG; this comes from the exons ATGGATAAGACACAGCGTCCCCTCCAATTCCG GATTGGGTCGCTCAGGACAAAGCTGGTAGAGGAGAGCAGGATGGCTGTGCCCGGCACGCCACGCTTCCTCCTGACCTTCGACTTGGACGAGACTATCGTGGACGAAAACAGCGACGACTCCGTCGTGCGC GCCGCGGCGGGCCAGCGGCTGcctgagagcctgcgtgccacctaGCACGAGGGCTTCTACAACGAGTACATGCAGCACGTCTTCCAGTACCTGGGCGAGCAGGGCGTGCGGCCGCGGGACTTGCACGCCATCTACGAGGCCATCCCCCTGTCGCCCGGCACGGGCGAGCTGCTGCAGTTTGTGGCCAAGCAGGGCGCCTGCTTTGAGGTTATTCTCATCTCAGACGCCAACACCTTTGGCGTGGAGAGTGCGCTGCGCGCCGCCGGCCACCACGGCCTGTTCTGCCGCATCTTCAGCAACCCGTCGAGTCCCGGCCCTTGGGGGCTGCTGGCGCTGCGGCCCTTCCACGCGCACAGCTGCGCTCGCTGCCCCGCCAACATGTGCCAGCACAAGGTGCTCAGCGACTACCTGCGCGAGCGGGCCCACGACGGCGTGCCCTTCGAGCACCTTTTCTACGTGAGCGACGGCGCCAACGACTTCTGCCCCACGGGGCTGCTGGCAGGCGGCGACGTGGCCTTCCCGCTCCACCACTACCCCATGCACCGCCTTATGCAGGAGGCGCAGAAGGCCGAGCCCAGCTCCTTCTGCGCCAGGGTGGTGCCCTGGGAAACCTCCACCGAAGTGCGCCTACACCTGCATCAGGTGCTGAGGACGTGGCCTGCAGGGGCCAcccgggcggggagggggtggagcG AGAGCCATGATGCTTTAAAGCAGAGCCAGTGGAAACCCAAGGCCCACCTCCCTTTTCTGGAGTttcagagctgtgaaggaggtgaAGGGGCGGAGGTGAGCGAGGTGTCTCACGCTGCCGTCTGGGGGATGAGGGCGAG GCTGGAGCGGTCTCCGCGCCGCAGGGGCCCGCGCCCCGGGGCATCGCTAGCTGCCTCTCAGGAGAGGAGACGCCCGCCCCCCGGCGCCCGTGCCTGGAGGGCCGAGATCTTGCTGCGCCGCGCGGACGCGGCGCCGGCGGGGCGGGTCTTGCTCGGCATTAGCTGCGGCTCACCTGAGCGTGGCGGCGTTCTGCGCGCTTCCTCCGGAGGAGAGTGTCCCGGAAGTGGGCGTTCCGGCGCCCGTGCCTGGAGCGCCGAGATCGTGCTGCGCCGTGCGGACGCGGCGCCGGCGGGGCGGGTCTTGCTCGGCATTGGCTGCGGGTCACCTGAGCGCGGCGGCGGTCTGCGCGCCTCTCGCGGAGGGGCGTGTCCCGGAAGTGGGCGTTCCGGCGCCCGTTCCTGGAGCGCCGAGATCATGCTGCGCCGCGCGAATGCGGCGCCGCCGGGGCGGGTCTTGCTCGGCATTGGCTGCGGGTCACCTGAGCGCGGCGGCGGTCTGCGTGCCTCTCACGGATGA